In a single window of the Gadus macrocephalus chromosome 6, ASM3116895v1 genome:
- the cpvl gene encoding probable serine carboxypeptidase CPVL translates to MLRETLVVLLLWAVLKSCHSRGCSGFFCRKNLRVSKSHEGADPGEPLFLTPYLEKGAIDEARKLSLVGPLPGANVKSYAGYLTVNKKYNSNLYFWFFPAKERPETAPVLLWLQGGPGGTSMFGLFVEHGPYLVNKNMTASFRDYPWTSRYSVVYIDNPVGTGFSFTDDDKGFAQNQDDVGRDLYSALTQFFQLFPEYQANDFYATGESYAGKYVPAISYYIHKHNPIAKVKINLKGMAIGDGLCDPELMLGGYAEFLYQTGLVDELQKQYVEEQTSRGTQLIQQQKWLEAFKVFDSLLNGDLEPYPSYFQNVTGCTNYFNYMLCQEPEDQEYFSQFVTLPKVRLSIHVGNLSFHDGSEVEKHLLQDVMKSIKPWLGELMDNYRVLMYNGQLDVIVAAPLTQRFLPTVNWAGAAEYRTAPRFHWRLQPGDREVAGYVRQVGEFYQVIIRGGGHILPYDQPERSFDMIDRFLSTNGWH, encoded by the exons ATGCTTAGAGAAACGCTCGTTGTTCTTTTGCTGTGGGCCGTCCTGAAGTCATGTCATTCTCGGGGCTGCTCCGGCTTCTTCTGCCGAAAAAACCTCCGTGTCAGCAAGAGCCATGAAGGAGCAGACCCTGGTGAACCTCTGTTTCTCACCCCTTATTTGGAAAAGGGTGCTATCGATGAAG CCAGGAAACTGAGTCTGGTAGGACCCTTACCCGGTGCCAACGTGAAGAGTTATGCTGGGTACCTCACTGTCAACAAGAAGTACAACAGCAATCTCTACTTCTGGTTCTTCCCTGCCAAG GAGCGGCCCGAGACGGCCCCTGTGCTGCTGTGGCTGCAGGGCGGCCCAGGCGGCACCTCCATGTTTGGGCTCTTCGTAGAACATGGACCCTACCTAGTGAACAAGAATATGACTG CGAGTTTCCGTGATTATCCATGGACCTCCAGATACTCTGTTGTTTACATTGATAATCCA GTTGGAACAGGGTTCAGTTTCACTGATGACGACAAAGGGTTTGCTCAGAACCAAGATGATGTTGGCAGAGATCTGTACAG TGCGTTGACTCAATTCTTTCAGCTCTTTCCCGAGTACCAGGCTAATGACTTCTATGCTACTGGAGAG TCTTATGCCGGGAAGTATGTTCCAGCCATTAGTTACTACATCCATAAACACAACCCCATTGCCAAGGTTAAGATTAACCTCAAGGGCATGGCCATCGGGGACGGCCTCTGTGATCCGGAGCTG ATGttgggtggctatgcagagttcCTCTACCAGACAGGGCTGGTGGATGAGCTCCAGAAGCAGTACGTGGAGGAGCAGACCTCCAGAGGCACTCAGCTCATCCAGCAGCAGAAGTGGCTGGAGGCCTTCAAG GTGTTTGACAGCTTGCTGAATGGTGACCTGGAGCCCTACCCCTCCTATTTCCAGAATGTAACTGGCTGTACAAACTACTTCAACTACATGTTGTGTCAG GAGCCCGAGGACCAGGAATACTTCTCCCAGTTTGTTACGCTGCCAAAGGTTCGGCTCTCCATCCACGTAGGGAACCTGAGCTTCCATGATGGCTCTGAGGTGGAGAAGCACCTGCTGCAAGACGTCATGAAGAGCATCAAACCCTGGCTGGGAGAGCTGATGGACAACTACAGG GTGTTGATGTACAACGGTCAGCTGGATGTGATAGTCGCCGCCCCGCTGACTCAACGCTTTCTGCCGACGGTCAACTGGGCGGGGGCCGCAGAGTACAGGACGGCCCCTCGGTTCCACTGGAGGCTCCAGCCTGGGGACCGGGAGGTAGCCGGCTATGTGAGACAAGTGGGGGAGTTTTACCAG GTGATCATTCGTGGGGGAGGACACATTCTGCCTTATGACCAACCAGAAAGATCCTTTGATATGATTGACAGGTTTTTGTCCACCAATGGTTGGCACTGA